In the genome of Dioscorea cayenensis subsp. rotundata cultivar TDr96_F1 chromosome 1, TDr96_F1_v2_PseudoChromosome.rev07_lg8_w22 25.fasta, whole genome shotgun sequence, one region contains:
- the LOC120264758 gene encoding uncharacterized protein LOC120264758 isoform X1, translated as MKRGLPFGLLTLFSGLAIIVFTRIRFEHLKMEAGQRSFFESEQDGELVRLPKGMIRSTSDLEMKPLWEDSRVEGKDRNCSALLAMAVGISQKQNVDTIVSKFLLENISVILFHYDGNVDGWHDLEWSHNAVHILAHNQTKWWFAKRFLHPDVVSIYDYIFLWDEDLGVENFHPGRYLQIVTSEGLEISQPALDPEQSSDIHHRITVRNKMKKVHRRVYDFRGSLNCSDESKGPPCTGWVEGMAPVFSRAAWRCVWHLIQNDLIHGWGLDMKLGYCAQGDRTEKVGVIDSEYIVHKGIPSLGGASTKMTSSHRTLDLRTQVRRQSTAELEKFKNRWNQAVLEDENWNDPFDQQRRKNSDDEHQSI; from the exons ATGAAGCGAGGCTTGCCCTTCGGCCTCCTCACGCTTTTCTCCGGCCTCGCCATCATCGTCTTCACCAGGATCCGTTTTGAGCACCTCAAG ATGGAGGCTGGGCAGCGATCGTTCTTCGAATCGGAGCAG GATGGTGAACTTGTGAGGTTGCCGAAGGGGATGATAAGGTCTACCTCGGACTTGGAGATGAAACCGCTGTGGGAGGACTCGCGGGTAGAA GGTAAGGATCGGAACTGCTCTGCTCTCTTGGCAATGGCTGTTGGTATTTCACAAAAGCAGAATGTAGATACTATAGTTAGTAAG TTTCTTCTTGAGAATATCTCAGTTATACTTTTTCATTATGATGGCAATGTGGATGGATGGCATGATCTGGAGTGGAGCCACAATGCAGTGCACATACTTGCTCATAACCAAACAAAGTG GTGGTTTGCAAAACGATTTTTACATCCGGATGTTGTATCCATCTAtgactatatatttttatgggaTGAAGATTTAGGTGTGGAGAACTTCCATCCTGGAAG GTATTTACAAATAGTGACCTCCGAAGGATTAGAGATATCACAACCTGCTTTGGATCCTGAGCAATCTTCTGATATACACCACCGTATAACTGTTCGGAACAAAATGAAGAAGGTCCATAG GCGAGTATATGATTTTCGTGGGAGTCTGAACTGTTCTGATGAGAGCAAAGGACCCCCATGCACAGG GTGGGTTGAAGGGATGGCACCTGTGTTTTCCCGTGCTGCATGGAGATGTGTCTGGCATCTTATCCAG AATGACTTGATTCATGGATGGGGGTTGGACATGAAGCTCGGATATTGTGCTCAG GGTGACAGAACCGAGAAGGTTGGAGTGATTGACAGTGAGTATATTGTTCACAAAGGAATACCATCTCTGGGAGGTGCATCTACTAAAATG ACGTCCAGCCACAGAACTCTGGATCTAAGAACCCAA GTTAGAAGGCAATCAACTGCTGAACTAGAAAAATTCAAGAATCGCTGGAATCAAGCTGTGCTGGAAGATGAGAATTGGAATGATCCTTTTgatcaacaaagaagaaagaactCAGATGATGAGCATCAGTCAATCTGA
- the LOC120264758 gene encoding uncharacterized protein LOC120264758 isoform X2 yields the protein MKRGLPFGLLTLFSGLAIIVFTRIRFEHLKMEAGQRSFFESEQDGELVRLPKGMIRSTSDLEMKPLWEDSRVEGKDRNCSALLAMAVGISQKQNVDTIVSKFLLENISVILFHYDGNVDGWHDLEWSHNAVHILAHNQTKWWFAKRFLHPDVVSIYDYIFLWDEDLGVENFHPGRYLQIVTSEGLEISQPALDPEQSSDIHHRITVRNKMKKVHRRVYDFRGSLNCSDESKGPPCTGWVEGMAPVFSRAAWRCVWHLIQNDLIHGWGLDMKLGYCAQTSSHRTLDLRTQVRRQSTAELEKFKNRWNQAVLEDENWNDPFDQQRRKNSDDEHQSI from the exons ATGAAGCGAGGCTTGCCCTTCGGCCTCCTCACGCTTTTCTCCGGCCTCGCCATCATCGTCTTCACCAGGATCCGTTTTGAGCACCTCAAG ATGGAGGCTGGGCAGCGATCGTTCTTCGAATCGGAGCAG GATGGTGAACTTGTGAGGTTGCCGAAGGGGATGATAAGGTCTACCTCGGACTTGGAGATGAAACCGCTGTGGGAGGACTCGCGGGTAGAA GGTAAGGATCGGAACTGCTCTGCTCTCTTGGCAATGGCTGTTGGTATTTCACAAAAGCAGAATGTAGATACTATAGTTAGTAAG TTTCTTCTTGAGAATATCTCAGTTATACTTTTTCATTATGATGGCAATGTGGATGGATGGCATGATCTGGAGTGGAGCCACAATGCAGTGCACATACTTGCTCATAACCAAACAAAGTG GTGGTTTGCAAAACGATTTTTACATCCGGATGTTGTATCCATCTAtgactatatatttttatgggaTGAAGATTTAGGTGTGGAGAACTTCCATCCTGGAAG GTATTTACAAATAGTGACCTCCGAAGGATTAGAGATATCACAACCTGCTTTGGATCCTGAGCAATCTTCTGATATACACCACCGTATAACTGTTCGGAACAAAATGAAGAAGGTCCATAG GCGAGTATATGATTTTCGTGGGAGTCTGAACTGTTCTGATGAGAGCAAAGGACCCCCATGCACAGG GTGGGTTGAAGGGATGGCACCTGTGTTTTCCCGTGCTGCATGGAGATGTGTCTGGCATCTTATCCAG AATGACTTGATTCATGGATGGGGGTTGGACATGAAGCTCGGATATTGTGCTCAG ACGTCCAGCCACAGAACTCTGGATCTAAGAACCCAA GTTAGAAGGCAATCAACTGCTGAACTAGAAAAATTCAAGAATCGCTGGAATCAAGCTGTGCTGGAAGATGAGAATTGGAATGATCCTTTTgatcaacaaagaagaaagaactCAGATGATGAGCATCAGTCAATCTGA